Proteins found in one Oncorhynchus mykiss isolate Arlee chromosome 3, USDA_OmykA_1.1, whole genome shotgun sequence genomic segment:
- the LOC118944471 gene encoding transmembrane protein 196-like isoform X2, protein MPDRCNIWSLVVLSVLEMGLGASSIALGVFGIIRVRSVHKLQLGDASPIWSGICMILFSACCICGLISGILNFQFVRVVAKRPDALPSLYLAIMVLACLGIGVSILFTWLTCRLASSEQQRMYLERELSLHHSHEMSEKELAERSERAASIPQISFNGKSSPPLSLG, encoded by the exons ATGCCGGACAGATGTAACATCTGGAGTCTGGTGGTACTGTCGGTGTTGGAGATGGGGCTCGGTGCGTCCAGCATCGCCCTCGGGGTGTTCGGCATCATCCGAGTCCGGTCGGTTCACAAGCTGCAGCTGGGGGATGCCTCTCCTATATGGAGCGGAATTTGT ATGATCCTATTTTCAGCCTGCTGTATCTGTGGGTTGATCAGTGGGATCCTAAACTTCCAGTTTGTGCGTGTGGTGGCAAAGCGTCCTGATGCCCTGCCGTCCCTCTACCTGGCCATCATGGTGCTGGCCTGCCTGGGCATCGGAGTGTCCATCCTGTTTACCTGGCTCACCTGTCGTCTGGCCAGCAGTGAACAGCAGAGGATGTACCTGGAGAGAGAGCTGTCCCTGCACCATTCCCATGAGATGAGTGAAAAG GAGTTGGCTGAGAGATCTGAGAGAGCAGCCAGCATTCCCCAGATCTCCTTCAATGGAAAGTCCTCACCTCCATTGTCATTAGGCTGA
- the LOC118944471 gene encoding transmembrane protein 196-like isoform X1 yields the protein MPDRCNIWSLVVLSVLEMGLGASSIALGVFGIIRVRSVHKLQLGDASPIWSGICFLICGLCGMVCAKKRSGLIMILFSACCICGLISGILNFQFVRVVAKRPDALPSLYLAIMVLACLGIGVSILFTWLTCRLASSEQQRMYLERELSLHHSHEMSEKELAERSERAASIPQISFNGKSSPPLSLG from the exons ATGCCGGACAGATGTAACATCTGGAGTCTGGTGGTACTGTCGGTGTTGGAGATGGGGCTCGGTGCGTCCAGCATCGCCCTCGGGGTGTTCGGCATCATCCGAGTCCGGTCGGTTCACAAGCTGCAGCTGGGGGATGCCTCTCCTATATGGAGCGGAATTTGT TTTCTCATATGTGGACTATGTGGGATGGTGTGTGCAAAGAAGAGGTCAGGATTGATT ATGATCCTATTTTCAGCCTGCTGTATCTGTGGGTTGATCAGTGGGATCCTAAACTTCCAGTTTGTGCGTGTGGTGGCAAAGCGTCCTGATGCCCTGCCGTCCCTCTACCTGGCCATCATGGTGCTGGCCTGCCTGGGCATCGGAGTGTCCATCCTGTTTACCTGGCTCACCTGTCGTCTGGCCAGCAGTGAACAGCAGAGGATGTACCTGGAGAGAGAGCTGTCCCTGCACCATTCCCATGAGATGAGTGAAAAG GAGTTGGCTGAGAGATCTGAGAGAGCAGCCAGCATTCCCCAGATCTCCTTCAATGGAAAGTCCTCACCTCCATTGTCATTAGGCTGA